The proteins below are encoded in one region of Tepidisphaeraceae bacterium:
- a CDS encoding LamG domain-containing protein translates to MRLDTNCWYHVASVFDGHELRLYVDGRLVARGNREGELKDNELPLIVGGDVGRGGSAVDALDGQLDSVRISSIARYASESFEPEARPAADDQTMLLLNFDRRVGPYVLDESPHRHFLSTEKELTLTPTGRTQ, encoded by the coding sequence CTGCGCCTGGACACCAACTGCTGGTACCACGTCGCATCGGTCTTCGACGGTCACGAGCTGCGACTGTACGTCGATGGGCGCCTCGTCGCGCGTGGGAACCGTGAGGGTGAACTGAAGGACAACGAGCTTCCGCTGATCGTCGGCGGCGACGTTGGCCGCGGTGGGTCGGCGGTTGACGCACTCGACGGACAACTGGATAGCGTGCGCATCAGTTCGATCGCACGGTACGCGAGCGAGTCGTTCGAACCCGAAGCCCGCCCCGCCGCGGATGATCAAACGATGCTGCTGCTGAACTTCGACCGAAGGGTGGGGCCGTATGTGTTAGACGAATCGCCACACCGGCATTTCTTGTCGACGGAAAAGGAACTGACGTTAACTCCGACCGGTCGCACGCAGTAA
- a CDS encoding IS110 family transposase has protein sequence MTDPSSPVFVGVDVSKDTLDVHLRVGPSRQADPTLSLPNSEEGIDALLRQLKPHAVRLVVVESTGGYERRVAVGLLTAGVAVAVVNPTRVRRFAQAMGTLAKTDRIDARVLAEFAMRLEPRPSEVPSAQQVLLDELLTRRRQLVAMRTMEVNRAQRAVGALAVRQVRQHLKHLDKQVAQIDAALESLIDNDPQWKERVALIDGVPGIGKTIAFRLVADLPELGKLNREQVASLAGVAPMNHDSGKQHGKRMIRGGRRDARSALFMAAWVAKRHNPTIKAYADRLTAAGKAFKVVMVACMRKILIILNVMLKTKTAWNENLVLGA, from the coding sequence ATGACCGATCCTTCATCACCGGTATTTGTCGGCGTCGACGTCTCTAAGGACACGCTCGACGTCCACCTACGCGTCGGGCCGTCACGCCAGGCGGACCCGACGCTCTCTTTGCCCAACTCCGAGGAGGGAATCGACGCCCTGTTGCGCCAACTCAAGCCCCACGCGGTCCGCCTCGTGGTCGTCGAGTCCACCGGCGGCTACGAACGCCGGGTCGCCGTCGGGTTGCTGACGGCGGGCGTCGCGGTGGCGGTCGTCAACCCGACGCGCGTCCGACGCTTCGCCCAGGCGATGGGCACGCTCGCCAAGACCGACCGCATCGACGCACGCGTCCTCGCGGAGTTCGCCATGCGCCTGGAGCCGCGGCCCAGCGAGGTCCCGTCCGCGCAGCAGGTTCTGCTCGACGAACTATTAACGCGTCGACGCCAGCTCGTCGCCATGCGCACGATGGAGGTCAACCGTGCCCAACGGGCCGTCGGCGCTTTGGCCGTGCGGCAGGTCAGGCAGCACCTCAAGCACCTGGACAAACAGGTCGCGCAGATCGACGCGGCGCTCGAGTCGCTGATCGACAACGACCCGCAATGGAAGGAGCGCGTCGCGTTGATCGACGGCGTGCCGGGCATCGGCAAGACCATCGCCTTCCGCCTGGTCGCGGACCTGCCCGAACTGGGCAAGCTCAACCGGGAGCAGGTCGCGTCCCTGGCCGGCGTCGCGCCGATGAACCACGATTCCGGCAAGCAGCATGGGAAACGCATGATCCGCGGCGGCCGGCGGGACGCCCGCAGCGCGTTGTTCATGGCCGCGTGGGTGGCCAAGCGTCACAACCCGACGATCAAGGCCTACGCCGACCGGCTGACCGCCGCCGGCAAGGCATTCAAGGTGGTCATGGTCGCGTGCATGCGAAAGATCCTGATCATCCTCAATGTGATGCTCAAAACCAAAACCGCGTGGAACGAAAATCTTGTTCTCGGAGCTTGA